The Aquidulcibacter paucihalophilus genomic interval GCCCCGCTCCGTGATCACTGGCGCGAAAGGTCGCGCGGCTCATGGGCTCCAGCGCCGCCTCGATGCGGGCGAAGTCAGGTTCGTCGCAGCCGACCATGCGCGAAGCCGCGGCGACCGCCACGCTTGGCCTGACTACCCGAAGCGATCATGGATCGTGGATCTGCGGGGCTTGGGCGGCCGCCAGTTCCGTATCTGAACTTGAACATCCTGCCGAGTAGACAAGGCCAGCGGTTCTGCCGCTGGCCTTTTTCTTTGCCCGCGCGGGCCGTCTGTAGAATGGCGCTAAGGACGCTCTGAAATGGCGCTAACGCGCAGCTAATATGGCCGCACGACGCCGCCCAGACCGTGCCTCGAATTGATGACTGGGCGTCTGTGGAGGCCGTCCTGCTAAAGCTCTCCGGCCAGATCGCCGTCTTGAATATTGCTTCCGAAGGGGCCGGCATGTTCGCCGGCCCCTCTTGCTTTGTCTTGGCCTCGGAAAGGCGGTTGCCGGACCCATTGAAAGGTGACGAACGGACAGATGGAAGGGGCCGGATGGGAGGTCGTAGGTCCCGCGAGGCAAGGACTGGAGGCGCATACAGGCCTTTCATAGCGTCTATCGGGGCGGACTCTCACGAGTCCCGGTTTGTCATCACCAAGGCTCGGTGCCATCGGCGTTGCACCGCCTGTAGCGTCTCATTGGCCCGTTTCCAGTTAGATGAAACTCGTTGGGACCCACCAGCTGCACCACGCCGGTGTATTCATAAGCCGGACCCACGGGCTGCTCGGTGTCCATGTCGACTTCCTGGGTCGTCATGGTCAGGCTCCCAGCGGACAGCAACCAACTGCCCTGCACCCCGAAGGCTAGCAGGCGTCCGCCCTCCTCCAACTCGAACGCCGCGTCGCTCGCGCAGCCACCGCCTTCATCGACCCAAACACCAACTATGGCTTGCGGCGACTGCAAGGGGATCAACTCACCGCCCGGCGCTGCAGTGGCAACATTCGGTGCGGCGGGCATAGGCGCATTGGCAGCAGGGGTGACCATTGGCCTAGCCGCGAGTTCGTTGTCCCGCGTACTCCACCAGAACCAGATGCCGCCGATCAGGAAGAGCCCGAGCCAGCCCAAGGCGATCCAGCCGATGATCTTGCGGGTCGGCGCAGACGTCGCCCGACCGCGCGCCCAGGCGTCCTTCCAGCTGGGGGCCTCTGCCGGGGCAGGGTTGCCAGCGACAGGTCGCCGGCCCGCCAGCCAGAAGGCACCCCGGGCTACTCCGATCAGATACCAAAGCGCGAGGGCCGCCAAACCGCCGCTGCCGAGCTTCGCCGCTAGCTTCATTGGCTCCGGCGACATGAAGGGCCAGACGACGGCGCTGACTGTCATCACTGCGAGGATGACCACGCCGACACGGCTGGCCCGGCGTGCGATCCAGAGGCTGAGCAAACCCACCACGACGGTGCTCACGCTCAGGCTGAGGGCGCTCGTCAGCAGCTCGTCGCCCATCGACACGGTGGAGGTCCAGGAGCGGCCCGCCAAGCTTTGGTTGACGCGACCGACCTCCGAGACGAACTCCCCCGCGATCAAGAGCGCGGCTGTCGCCCACACGCGCCCAACCTGCTGCGATGCGTCGGGCACGCCATTGATGGGACGAAGGGTCGACGTCAGGTCGTTGGCGACGGCGTTCTCGGGCGTTTCGACGAAGGGTGTGGCGGCGGCATCAGACGCAGTCCGGTCGGGCTGGCCGGTGTGACCGCCAGCAGGCTCGGAAGATGCAGGCGTCGCCGCGTCAGCGGTCGGGGCGGAGTTCGCTTCCTTGCCGGCGAGCAGTAAGGCCTTCTCGCGTGTGAACTCCTCGTCGGTGAGCAGGCCTTGGTCGCGCAGGCGACCCAGACGCTCCAGCCTGTCCAGGCGGTCCGTCATTGGACGAACTCCAGGGTGTAGCCACCCCCGTTCCTGAACGGCGTCCAAATGCCGTCGTGTCGCGTTCCATACATGTGGAGGCCGAACATCTGGGCCTTGAGCGGACCCACAGGCTGCTCCTCACCATCCACGTCCAGAAGCACGGGCTCGTAGTAACCTTGGCAATAGGGCGCCTGCACCACCGGCTGGACCACCGGGGCAAACAACAGCGAGACCACAGTGGTCGTGCCGTTAAGCGGGTTGGCCTTTTCAACACGGAAAATGACGTCCTCGCCGTCGGTGGTCTGCCACGACGTCACGTGGCGGCCCATGAGCGGTTTCACCCACTCAGGCGCGTAAAGCACCTCTTGGCCCGTCGAAACGCAGGCCCGGGCGATCACAGCTGGCGGCTCTGCGGTCGGCTGGTTGCCGCAAGCCGCGAGCGCGAGTGTGAGGGCGGCCGCGATCAGGCCGCCAGCGCGCGTGTGTTTCATGAAGCCTCCCTAGACCGAATAACAATTATAGTTGTTACCGCGAACCCGCGGCGACCGCCACGCTTGGCGGATGGATATTCGCGTTTTGGTGGGTCGAAACGTCCGCCGCGCGCGGATCGAGAAGGGCCTGACTCAGGAAGAGCTGGCCGAGCGCGCGGGCACGAGCCAGTTCTATGTTTCATCGCTCGAGGCCGGCCGTCGAAACCCAACGGTGGTGACGGTCTTCGAGTTGGCCCAGGCTCTCGGCGTCGATCACCTGGACCTGCTGCGGCCCAATGGCGAGTCAGCCGTCATGGACGCCTGAAGCAGTCGCTGCGCCAGGATCCCCAGCTCCTCGTCGTCCTCCCCCGGCGGTAGGCGGCTGAAGGGTTTGAGCCCGTTGAGCGCGCCGAGCAGCATGCCGGTGATGATGAAGGCGGCCGGGCGGGCGTTGACGGCGGCCAAGGCCTGGATGGCGACCGGCCAGCTGACTTCGGCGCATACCGCGGCCCGGGCCTGGTCGAGCGCGGCGGCGAGGCTGTGGCGTTCGGTGAGGCCTAGACTTTCGCCCGAGGCGACACGGGCGACGAAGGAGTCGCCGAGCCAGGCGATAGGCTCGAAGGTGATGCGGCGGCTGTAACCGAGGAGCGCGCGCCCGATGAAGCGGCCGGCGACCTCCAGGGCTTCGACATCGGCGGGCGGCTGCTGGAACACCATGCCCAGCGCATGAAGGTCACGTTGGGCGTCGCCGCTGCGCCCCCGGGCCCGCAGGCAGATGGGGGCGACGGCTGCGATGAAGCCTGACGACTGACGGGGCATGACATGGGTCACGTCGCGCAGGACGCTTTGGCCGGGCCCGTGATGAACGGCCCAATCCGCCACCAGCCTGCGGATCAGGTCCTGGCTAATGAAGCGGCCGTGTTCCATGCAGCCGCGGGCGGCGTGCAGAAGCACCGTCTCCGGGTCCGGCCAGGCGAGGAAGGCGGGATCACCCCTCCCCCGCGCGGCCGCGGCCCCGGCGCTGGCTCCGATGATGAGGCCCTCCGCCCGCTGTGACTGTCGCGGCAGGAAGTCCAACAAAGGAAGGGCCCCCACGTCAGATCAGCTGATGAACGGGCGTCATGTCGATGTATCGCTTGGTCAGCGCGACCGCATGATCTGGCGCGCCGGCCAACGCCAGGGCGGCGATGGCGTCCTCGAGCGGCAAGTTGGCGAAGCTGGCCTGGCCTGACCCAGCTGACGCGAGGTGCTCGCGGTATTGGCTGACGGCGCGCTGAACCTGGTCGTTCAGCCTGGGCGCGACAACGAAGATGCGAGCGGCGTCATAGAGACCGCATGCGACCATGGCTTGGCCGAGCAGATGAAGTCTCCAGCATTGCTGAACCGGGTTTCGACGCAGGGCCGGGTCGTCGGCGTCGATGAAGAGATCGCTCTCGCGGGCGAGGTCATCATAGCGCTCGCGCATGCGGGGCTCGGCCTCAGCGCAGGTCTCGGAGTATTTGGTTTCGACGCCGATGAAGGTGCGTTTGCCGTCGTCCTGTCGGATGGAGATGGCGACGTCGAAGGCCGTGCCGTCGGCCAGGAAATGGGGATCGCCCCGGCCCGGACTGTGTTCGAAAGTCACCGTGCAAACCCGGCCCGCCAAATCCGGCGCGATCTCGCGGACGAAGGCTTCTGCCAGGTCGCGGTCCAGCTTGATGGGGCCGAATAGGTTCAGGGCCATAGGGGTGGATGACAGCATGTTCGAGTACAGCCGCGTCTCGTCCCAGACCGCGCCCGGCTCACGGTAGGCGAGCTCGCGGCGCGCCAGGCGATGAACCTCTGGCGACAGGAAGTTGCCGCCGGCCGCGCCTTCGTAGGTCGCGAGCAGGTGGCCCATCTTGCGCTTCTGGCCCCGTGGATTGACGTGACTGCCCATGGTCCAGCCGGCTGCCTCTCGATGAAGGGCCTGGAGCAGACGGGCGCAGGCGCGGAACCGGCTGTCGTTGGGGCTGTAAACCTTGTGCGCCTTCAGGAGCGCTTCGGGCACGAGGGGCAGTCGGTCAGGCGGGAACAGGTCCAAGGGAGGCTCTCATCTGCATGGTTGATGCAGAGAGATTCACCGGTCCAGCGATCTAGTTGACCTGATCCCTATTCCACCGGTCCCCGGCTCCGGAGCCTTCTGAATATTCCACCCCGGCGGAGCGCAGCTTCAAGGGAGGCGAAGGGGAAGCGAATGACTGTTTGTTGGGGGAAGTGGGGATGGGGGGAGGAAGAATATATGGATGTAGTGCCGACCAGTGGTGTCAGCCATCGGTCTGACACCGACTGGTGCAGGGATCAGCGGTAGCCATCCCGCCCCCTCGTCCAGGAGGAAGTCGCCTTTTGACTCATAGCGGCGGTTTAGAACGTCCGGATTACGGGTCTTGATCTGGCCGGCACGTCGCACGCTAACGCTTGCACGAGCTTCGCCATGTCTGCGCTCATCAACAAAACGTCGATAACCTTTGTTCAGAGGCGGTCGTCTTCACAAGTCCTTTTCGTGCCAGTCGGATCGGCTTCGGGGCCCAAGAAGGGCACACGCTCTACTGGTATTTCCGGTTGTGTTTTGTCGCAAAGCTCAACATAACCGCGATGTTTAGGTGAAAAGAGCGGCCGGAAAGGCCGGGTCGGGACAACGCCCTTGATCGAACCATTGCGTAAGACGACGCTGGACGGGCAGCCCTATGCTCGCCCGACTCTGATACAGAGCCGACTGGGCGACCTTCTCAAGCAGCCGCGCGAAAAGATACTCGAAGTCGCCAGGATCCGTGACCGAAATACGCCCGGCTACGTCCCTAGCGAATGTCTGGTCTATCTCCTCCGGGCCGCACGGAGGGACAATCAGGAACAGTGGTTCAACGTTTTGTATGGCGAGCTGCTCGAACGTATTCTTCGGCGATTGCCGAAGGCCGATAGTTCGGATGGCATCACCCGCTCGCTCAAGAACGAAGCGATCCGGGACGGCGTTCTTGGCAGGATGGGTGAGCTAATCGCCGCGGACAGGTCCGACTACTCCTTGGCGCTGGATTATTTCGAGATCCGCTTCGACAGCGCGCTCGCCAACCTGAAGAAGGACGCCCAGAACAGGGCTTGGCGCCAAGAAAACCGCAATGAAACCTTGGAGTTCGACGATCGTACGGGCGAACTTCCCCACGATGTCGAGCGCGCGGCTGGATCGTTCGATCCGCTGGATACCGACCGTTTGGATGACACGGCTTACCGGTCCCGGCTCTACGAAGCGATTGATGCTTTACCAAAGGAACAAAGCAGGATCATTCACATGTTGCTCGAGGGCTTCCCGATCGACTCCAAAGAACCCGGTGTCGTCACGATTTCCAGTACGCTTGATCGGGTAGAGAAAACGATCAGAACGTATAGAGACAAAGCCTACGCGACGCTGCGGGAATTGTTGGGCGACGGAGCGGATAAATGACCGACGGACAAACGCGGCCTTCGCGCGAAGACGTCACATTTGCCTTCGCGGTAGAGCCGCTCCACGACAGGGCGACCCTTGAACGCTATTTGAGGGATTATCCCGAATACGCCGGGGATCTAGTCGACCTCGGTCGCGAACTAAGCCGTGTCGTGGTGGAGTGGACTGAACCGCTCTCGGCTGACGAGCGTTCCGTGATTGAGGCTGCCGTCGCCGCGCGGAGCCGCGACCTACAGATGGCTCGCGATCTTTTTGCGCCTCTTTCAGTTGCGACGCTGAAGGAGATCGCCGCTCACCTGGCAGTCCCCCGGCAGGTGATCACAGCGTTTCGTGAACGCCGGGTTCGACTGGATACCGTGCCGGGCCATTTCCTGAGCGTGCTGGCTCGCGAGCTAGGCGGCACCTTGCAGGATTTCCGGATTTACTACCTCAACTTGGGCTCCTCGAGCGGAGCCGTGGCGGCATACAAGTCCAAGGTCAAACCTTCGGCGCCTGACCCGGTGAGCTTCGAACAGCTCCTCATAGAGGCAGCCGTGCCGAAGCCTGAACGAGAGCGCCTGCTAGCTGACGATCGCTGACATGGACGCGGTCGAAATCGCTCGTCAGCGAGCTGCGGAACTCCACAGCCAGGCCGTACTCGCGGGTGAGGACCCTTGGCGTCCGTATCTTTTCGCTGTCGCCGAAGCGAAGCGAAGAGGCTTTGATGTGGAAGCCGCTGGCCCGGCTATGCTGGACGGGAGCCAGGCCAAGATCAACTTCCAAGAGGAACTGATCCTGCACGAGCAGGGTGGGACCGACTTCGAGAAGGCCTTTCTGGTCGCCCATGAGATCGGACACCTTGAACTTGGCGATGGCTTTGACCCTATCAACGGCGCTCAGTCCCCGACGTCCAGCGAGCCTTGGGATCCCGCCCGATCAGCCGAGCCTTCTCCCACCGGTTTTGATCTGGTCGTCGACTACGGCCAACGACAGAGACGAGAGGTTCAGATGGACCTCTTCGCGCGCGAGCTCCTTCTTCCGCGCCACGTCGTTCGTGCGCTTCACCTCGAAGATGGCCTGACGGCGTCAGAGATTGCAGGGAAGTTGGGCGCGCCTTTTGCCGTAGTCGCGCAGCAGCTTCTGGATGCCCTGCTGTTGCCTGCGGTCGTCACCGCAGCAGCCGAGGGCAAACCCGACAAGAAGCTCAACGCCCTTCAGCGCGAGGCCGCAGATCATCGCGGATGCGCCTACCTGTTGGAAGCGGGTCCCGGCACAGGCAAGACTCAAACGCTCGTCGCGAGAGTGGAGGGCCTGCTGGATGAAGGCGCCGATCCACGGCGCATTCTCGTGCTGACGTTTTCCAACAAGGCCGCGGCTGAAATGGCCGATCGGATCGCGGACAAGCGAAAGGCTGACGCTGCCGCGATGTGGATCGGCACTTTCCACGCGTTCGGTCTTGATGTGATCCGTCGGTTCCATGCGGAACTGGGGCTTCCGAAGGATCCCAAGATGATGGATCGGACGGAAGCTGTGGAGCTGATCGAGAACGAGTTTCCGCGGCTGGGTCTGCTCCACTATCGAAACATCTTCGATCCGACTCAGGTGATTGCGAACATGCTGAGCGCGATTTCCCGCGCAAAGGACGAAGTGATCGACCAGGCCGAGTACGCTGAGCTGGCGGCCAAGATGGAAGGTGAAGCTGGCGTAAGGGCTGTCGAAGTCGGGCGCGTCTATGCCGTCTACGAACGGTTGAAGCGCGCTAGGGACCGGATCGATTTCGGCGATCTAATTTCACTGCCCGTCCGGCTTCTGGAAACCAACCCCCCGATCAGGGAGCATTTCCAGAGCCAGTACGACCATGTCCTGGTCGACGAGTATCAGGACGTGAACCGCAGCAGCATCCGACTGCTCACGGCGCTCAAACCCAGTGGGATCAACTTCTGGGCCGTGGGCGACGCCAAGCAGTCGATCTACCGCTTTCGGGGCGCGTCGTCGTTCAACATGTCACGTTTCGGCAAGGAGGATTTCGCTGGTGGCAAATGCGGTCGCCTGAAACGGAACTATCGATCAACTGACAATATCGTCCAGGCGTTCTCCGCCTTTGCCGTCGAAATGACCACGGGCGATGCAGAAGCGGGTTTGGAGGCCGACCGTCCCGCCGGTGAGCCGGTAGAACTGCGCAAGATGCTCAGCGCCGAACAGCAATCGGCGGCGGTCGCCGAGGCGATCGAACAAATGCGGGCGACCGGGTGGACGTATCGGGATCAGGCTGTGGTCTGCACCGGGAACGAGAAACTGGCTCGCCTCGGCAGCGATCTGGAGAGGCTGGGCATCCCCGTGCTGTTTCTGGGCAGTCTTTTCGAGCGTCCGGAAGTGAAGGATCTGCTCTCGCTGCTGTCGATCCTCGTGGATCGCAGGGCCATGGGCATATACCGCATCGGCTGTTGGCCGGATTTCCGCATGGCGCTCGCAGACGTCGCCGCCCTGACGGACCATCTCCGCGGCGCGGAGGGTCAGCCTGCAAGCTGGATGGGGGCTGCGGACCGTATCCCGGGGCTTTCCGCGGATGGTCAGACCTCAATCCGCGCACTCGCGACGGCGTTGAACGGCTTCACCGAGAGCGCGGATCCGTGGACCATGCTCGCAGTGCTGCTGCTGGACCGGACGCGCATAGCAGCCCGCGTCAGCGCCTCGGCCGATCCTATCGATCGCACAAGAGGCATTGCGGTGTGGCAGTTCCTGAACTTCGTGAGAGCGCAGCCGGCAGGCAAGGGACTGCCGATCACCCGCCTTCTGGATCGCGTGCGGAGGTTGCTCCGGCTCGGCGACGACCGTGACCTTCGCCAACTGCCGGCGGCCGCGCAGGGGCTCGACGCGGTCCGGCTCATGACCATCCACGGCTCCAAAGGCCTGGAGTTCCCCGTCGTGCATGTCCCGGGCATCAACGCTGATACAATCCCTCGTCGGGTGCCGGACCCGCCCTGTCCGGCCCCTGACGGGATGATCGCGGGTGTGGCGGGGACATTCACGGACGCTTTTCATCGGGGGCAGGCGGATGAGCAGGAGTGTCTGTTCTTCGTCGCGTTGTCCCGCGCGCGCGATCGCCTCTTCTTCTATGCGCCAACCCAGAAATCCAATGGCCACGCTCGACAACTCTCTCCCTTCCTGAGCCGGCTGGGCAACGGCCTGATTTCGAAGGAGGTCGCGCCTGTCCTGCCGATCCCGCCAGCGGAAGGGGCCGAGAGCCTGACGATCAGGTTCGAGACGTCGCTAAGGTTCAGCGCCTCCCAAATCGCCCTGTACGAGCGGTGTCCGCGGCGGTTCCTGTACACCCACATTCTCCAGGTCGGCGGACGCAGGACGATGACCGCCTACATGCAGCTGCATGAGGCGGTGCGCAGCGTTGTGCAGAGCCTCGCGGCGGCGGCCGAGCCCTTGCCATCGAACGAGATGGCGACAATGATCGAAGCGGCGATCACGATGCATGATCTTCATGAGCACGGCTATCGCGACGACTTCATGCAACTGGCCGAGACACTGGTCGGCTATTTCGCGGCCAGCCGTTCGGGACTCGAGCCAGAGCCCGCAACGCCGATCTGTGTGCAGGTGGTTGGAGGCGAGGTCTTCGCTCTGCCGGATGACGTGCTGGTCGGACCGGACGGACAGAGGATCGTTCGCAGCATCAGGACCGGCCATCGACGGTCCAAGGCCGGGAAAGACGTAGGCTCAGCCGCCTTCCTGCTGGCCGCCCGGTCAGCGTTCCCTGGCGCACAGGTCCATCTCGTGCACCTGGCCGACGGCAGCGCGGAGCCTGTGCCCC includes:
- a CDS encoding SHOCT domain-containing protein, which gives rise to MTDRLDRLERLGRLRDQGLLTDEEFTREKALLLAGKEANSAPTADAATPASSEPAGGHTGQPDRTASDAAATPFVETPENAVANDLTSTLRPINGVPDASQQVGRVWATAALLIAGEFVSEVGRVNQSLAGRSWTSTVSMGDELLTSALSLSVSTVVVGLLSLWIARRASRVGVVILAVMTVSAVVWPFMSPEPMKLAAKLGSGGLAALALWYLIGVARGAFWLAGRRPVAGNPAPAEAPSWKDAWARGRATSAPTRKIIGWIALGWLGLFLIGGIWFWWSTRDNELAARPMVTPAANAPMPAAPNVATAAPGGELIPLQSPQAIVGVWVDEGGGCASDAAFELEEGGRLLAFGVQGSWLLSAGSLTMTTQEVDMDTEQPVGPAYEYTGVVQLVGPNEFHLTGNGPMRRYRRCNADGTEPW
- a CDS encoding helix-turn-helix transcriptional regulator, which encodes MDIRVLVGRNVRRARIEKGLTQEELAERAGTSQFYVSSLEAGRRNPTVVTVFELAQALGVDHLDLLRPNGESAVMDA
- a CDS encoding DNA-binding response regulator, with translation MIEPLRKTTLDGQPYARPTLIQSRLGDLLKQPREKILEVARIRDRNTPGYVPSECLVYLLRAARRDNQEQWFNVLYGELLERILRRLPKADSSDGITRSLKNEAIRDGVLGRMGELIAADRSDYSLALDYFEIRFDSALANLKKDAQNRAWRQENRNETLEFDDRTGELPHDVERAAGSFDPLDTDRLDDTAYRSRLYEAIDALPKEQSRIIHMLLEGFPIDSKEPGVVTISSTLDRVEKTIRTYRDKAYATLRELLGDGADK
- a CDS encoding ATP-dependent helicase; amino-acid sequence: MDAVEIARQRAAELHSQAVLAGEDPWRPYLFAVAEAKRRGFDVEAAGPAMLDGSQAKINFQEELILHEQGGTDFEKAFLVAHEIGHLELGDGFDPINGAQSPTSSEPWDPARSAEPSPTGFDLVVDYGQRQRREVQMDLFARELLLPRHVVRALHLEDGLTASEIAGKLGAPFAVVAQQLLDALLLPAVVTAAAEGKPDKKLNALQREAADHRGCAYLLEAGPGTGKTQTLVARVEGLLDEGADPRRILVLTFSNKAAAEMADRIADKRKADAAAMWIGTFHAFGLDVIRRFHAELGLPKDPKMMDRTEAVELIENEFPRLGLLHYRNIFDPTQVIANMLSAISRAKDEVIDQAEYAELAAKMEGEAGVRAVEVGRVYAVYERLKRARDRIDFGDLISLPVRLLETNPPIREHFQSQYDHVLVDEYQDVNRSSIRLLTALKPSGINFWAVGDAKQSIYRFRGASSFNMSRFGKEDFAGGKCGRLKRNYRSTDNIVQAFSAFAVEMTTGDAEAGLEADRPAGEPVELRKMLSAEQQSAAVAEAIEQMRATGWTYRDQAVVCTGNEKLARLGSDLERLGIPVLFLGSLFERPEVKDLLSLLSILVDRRAMGIYRIGCWPDFRMALADVAALTDHLRGAEGQPASWMGAADRIPGLSADGQTSIRALATALNGFTESADPWTMLAVLLLDRTRIAARVSASADPIDRTRGIAVWQFLNFVRAQPAGKGLPITRLLDRVRRLLRLGDDRDLRQLPAAAQGLDAVRLMTIHGSKGLEFPVVHVPGINADTIPRRVPDPPCPAPDGMIAGVAGTFTDAFHRGQADEQECLFFVALSRARDRLFFYAPTQKSNGHARQLSPFLSRLGNGLISKEVAPVLPIPPAEGAESLTIRFETSLRFSASQIALYERCPRRFLYTHILQVGGRRTMTAYMQLHEAVRSVVQSLAAAAEPLPSNEMATMIEAAITMHDLHEHGYRDDFMQLAETLVGYFAASRSGLEPEPATPICVQVVGGEVFALPDDVLVGPDGQRIVRSIRTGHRRSKAGKDVGSAAFLLAARSAFPGAQVHLVHLADGSAEPVPLTDKEVANRKTKLEGFLEHVRQGRFPMERSEFTCPNCPAFFICGPVPDGEMTKKFA